A window of the Cololabis saira isolate AMF1-May2022 chromosome 19, fColSai1.1, whole genome shotgun sequence genome harbors these coding sequences:
- the crygmxl2 gene encoding crystallin, gamma MX, like 2: protein MGKIVFYEGRNFQGRHWECGSDCMDTYRHFNCCNSLRVSGGQWVAYEKPYYMGYQYILGPGEYPNYHSWMGFNNCIRSCQMYPPYRGSYKMSIFNRPEMMGHTMEFTEDCPNVLDRFHFRDIYSCNIMEGYWIFYEHPNYRGRQYFLRPGQYRACGDWGCNNPMVGSFRRMRTHMEMPKRV from the exons ATGGGAAAG aTCGTCTTCTACGAGGGCCGCAACTTCCAGGGCCGTCACTGGGAGTGCGGCAGTGACTGCATGGACACCTACAGGCACTTCAACTGCTGCAACTCCCTCCGTGTCAGCGGCGGCCAGTGGGTGGCCTATGAGAAGCCCTACTACATGGGCTACCAGTACATCCTCGGCCCCGGAGAGTACCCCAACTACCACTCCTGGATGGGCTTCAACAACTGTATCCGCTCCTGCCAGATGTACCCTCCC TACAGAGGATCCTACAAGATGTCCATTTTTAACAGGCCCGAGATGATGGGACACACGATGGAGTTCACAGAAGACTGCCCCAATGTGCTTGACCGCTTCCACTTCCGTGACATTTACTCCTGTAACATCATGGAGGGCTACTGGATCTTCTACGAGCACCCCAACTACAGGGGACGCCAGTACTTCCTGCGTCCCGGACAGTACAGGGCCTGTGGCGACTGGGGCTGTAACAACCCCATGGTTGGCTCTTTCAGAAGGATGAGGACTCACATGGAAATGCCCAAACGTGTGTAa
- the crygmx gene encoding crystallin, gamma MX: protein MGKIIFYEDKNFQGRHHECTSDCSEMQNYFSRCNSIKVDSGCWVAYEKPNYGGYQYMLHKGDYPDYQRWAGFNDCIRSCRMVPPYTGNYRMKIFERSDFAGQNLELNEDCPNLHERFHTRDISSVNVMEGYWMLHEHPNYRGRQYFLRPGEYRRHSEWGSNTPTIGSLRRVTDNN from the exons ATGGGCAAG ATTATCTTCTATGAAGACAAAAACTTCCAGGGTCGTCACCATGAGTGCACTAGTGACTGCTCTGAGATGCAAAACTACTTCAGCCGCTGCAACTCAATAAAAGTTGATAGCGGTTGCTGGGTGGCCTACGAGAAGCCCAATTATGGCGGTTACCAGTACATGCTGCACAAGGGAGACTATCCTGACTACCAGCGCTGGGCTGGCTTCAATGACTGCATCCGCTCCTGCCGTATGGTGCCACCT TACACTGGAAACTACAGGATGAAGATTTTTGAGCGGTCTGATTTTGCGGGCCAGAACCTGGAGCTGAATGAAGACTGCCCGAATCTGCACGAGCGTTTCCACACACGTGACATCTCCTCTGTTAATGTCATGGAGGGCTACTGGATGCTCCACGAGCACCCCAATTACAGGGGACGTCAGTACTTCCTGCGTCCCGGAGAGTACAGGAGGCACAGCGAATGGGGAAGCAACACCCCCACCATCGGCTCTCTGAGACGCGTCACTGACAACAACTGA